The sequence GATGGCCCCGACCACCGAGTAGCGGCGCATCTCGGGCATGCTGGCGGCGCCCAGTCCGGCGCCCTTCGGCGTTGAGTCGTCACAGAAGATCGCGAGGTGCTCGGGCGCGTCGGCCATTCCCGACAGCTTGAGCGACGCGTAGAGCGCGGCCTTGTCACCGCTGTAGCCCCGCAGGGCATCGGCATTGGCAGTCTTGAAATTGTCGATGGCATGGCTGCGCGCGGCGTCTGACGTGACCCGGCAGATACGCCAGGGTTCACTGAGCCCGACGGAGGGCGCGAGGCCAAAGGTGTCGAGGCAGCGCTGCAGAAGATCCGCCTCGACCGGGGTGCGGCGAAAGCGGCGCACGTCGCGCCGCAAACGCATCAGATCAACGAGCCCGGCACGGAAATCGTCTGAAAACTGGTCCATGCCGGGCGTGTCGCCTTATTCTTCAGCGGCTGCTTCTTCTGCCGGTGCTTCCTCGGCAGGTGCGTTCGCGGCTTCGGCAGCGGCGGCAGCCTTGTCGGCCTTCTCCTGCGCGCGCTCCTGTGCCTTCTTGCCCGGCGTGCCCTTGTTGGGGTTGTTGCGCTCGGTCTTGGGCAGGGCGCCGGCAGCTTCGAGCATGCGCTTCACGCGGTCGGTGGGCTGCGCGCCTTTCGACATCCATTCCTGGATGCGCTCGACGTTCATCTTGACCCGGTCCTCGCTGTCCTTGGGCAGCAGCGGATTGTAGGTGCCCAGCTTCTCGATGAAGCGGCCGTCGCGCGGCATGCGGCTGTCGGCGGCGACGATGGAGTAGTGCGGACGCTTCTTGGAGCCGCCGCGGGCGAGACGAACTTTCATGGCCATGGTCTGTTTTCCTTTGTCTTTGGGAAGATGCGCCGTGATGACGCAGCTTACGATTGGTGCTGTTGATGGTGCCGAATGACTTCGGCGATGATGAAGTTCAGGAACTTCTTGGCGAATTCGGGATCGAGGTCGGCCTCTTTCGCCAAATCTTCGAGCCGGGCGATCTGTTTCGCTTCGCGATCCGGATCGGACGGGGGAAGGTCGTGTGCGGCCTTGAGCCGACCCACGGCCTGGGTGTGCTTGAAACGCTCACCCAAGGTGTAGACCAGTATCGCATCCAGCCTGTCGATGCTGGCGCGGTGGTCCTTGAGAAGCTCTGCGGCGCGCGCTGCGGTATCTGTCATGGCATGACCCCATTGCCGCGCTGACGCGCGATTACATCATTGTCGGCGCCCGCGGGCTCCTGCCCGCAGCGCGGTCCGTGACACCGGCAGGCGCCACGGTTCGTATGACGGACGGGCGCGGTCATTTCTTCTTGCCAAAGCCCGAAAGGCCGGGCGGGAGGCCCATGCCACCGGGCATGCCACCCATGCCGGGCATCTTGCCGCCCATCGCCTTGGCCGCGGCTTCCAGTTGCTTGGGGTCCATCTGACTGGGGTCCATGCCGCCCTTGCCGCCCATCATGCCTTTCATCGCCTGCTTGAGCATCCCGCCTTTGCCCATCTTGCCCATCTTCTTCATCATGTCGGACATCTGGCGATGCATCTTCATCAGCCGGTTCAGGTCGCTGACCTCGAGCCCGGCACCCGCGGCGATGCGTTTCTTGCGGCTGGCCTGCAACAGGGCGGGGTTGGCGCGTTCCTTCTTGGTCATCGACTGGATAAGCGCGATCTGCTGCTTGAGAATGCTGTCGTCGAGGCCCGCGCTTTCGACCTGCTTGGCCATCTTTCCCATGCCGGGCATCATGCCCATCATGCCCTGCATGCCGCCCATCTTGATCATCTGTTCGAGCTGCATCCTGAGGTCGTTCATGTTGAACTGACCCTTGGCCATGCGCTTCATCATCTTTTCGGCCTGTTCGGCCTCGATGGTTTCCTGCGCCTTTTCCACCAGCGCGACGATGTCGCCCATCCCGAGGATGCGTCCCGCGATGCGCTCCGGCTCGAAGGTCTCGAGCGCGTCCATCTTCTCGCCCAGGCCGACAAAGCGGATCGGCTTGCCCGTGACCGCGCGCATCGACAGGGCGGCCCCGCCGCGGCCGTCG is a genomic window of Sulfitobacter alexandrii containing:
- the bluB gene encoding 5,6-dimethylbenzimidazole synthase; the protein is MDQFSDDFRAGLVDLMRLRRDVRRFRRTPVEADLLQRCLDTFGLAPSVGLSEPWRICRVTSDAARSHAIDNFKTANADALRGYSGDKAALYASLKLSGMADAPEHLAIFCDDSTPKGAGLGAASMPEMRRYSVVGAIAMMWLTARSLGLGIGWVSILDPERLCRDLEVPADWTLVAYLCLGWPEEESLTPELETRGWETRAPALHIEER
- the rpsP gene encoding 30S ribosomal protein S16 — translated: MAMKVRLARGGSKKRPHYSIVAADSRMPRDGRFIEKLGTYNPLLPKDSEDRVKMNVERIQEWMSKGAQPTDRVKRMLEAAGALPKTERNNPNKGTPGKKAQERAQEKADKAAAAAEAANAPAEEAPAEEAAAEE
- a CDS encoding chorismate mutase; this translates as MTDTAARAAELLKDHRASIDRLDAILVYTLGERFKHTQAVGRLKAAHDLPPSDPDREAKQIARLEDLAKEADLDPEFAKKFLNFIIAEVIRHHQQHQS